In Rhodamnia argentea isolate NSW1041297 chromosome 4, ASM2092103v1, whole genome shotgun sequence, the following proteins share a genomic window:
- the LOC115754942 gene encoding deoxypodophyllotoxin synthase-like, translated as MSPIPTLKLPLIDLSELAGSKPGTGRWDSLQSQVRRALEEFGCFEALYDVINPELHNDVFQELEELVELPADVKRRFVVLDKLYQGYTADRPVAPLYEAFGVGYAPNSGSIETLADLMWPEGNARFCETMNTYAARVFELESLVKKLVLGSLGVDKYMDSLAKSARYNLRLMRYAAPGTEESKKPGVKCHRDSNFVTILHQNHVNGLEIQTEDGHWIEVAFSSPSSFVVLTGESFYGWSNGRLHSPRHRVMMSGHEPRYSIGFFSSDQGTVQCPEELVDEQHPLLFKPFDSAGLSRIYKTEEGLNGASAMDTFYRI; from the exons ATGAGCCCTATTCCAACACTGAAGCTTCCCCTGATAGATCTGTCTGAATTAGCTGGCTCGAAGCCGGGGACGGGTCGATGGGACTCCTTGCAAAGTCAAGTCCGACGAGCCCTCGAAGAATTCGGTTGCTTCGAAGCTTTGTACGATGTGATTAACCCGGAGCTTCACAATGATGTGTTCCAAGAATTGGAGGAATTGGTCGAGCTCCCGGCCGATGTGAAGCGCCGGTTCGTGGTCCTGGATAAGCTGTACCAAGGCTACACAGCGGATCGTCCTGTTGCGCCTCTCTACGAGGCTTTTGGAGTGGGGTACGCCCCCAACTCGGGTTCGATTGAAACATTAGCGGATCTCATGTGGCCAGAGGGAAACGCAAGATTTTG TGAGACGATGAATACGTATGCTGCGAGGGTTTTCGAGTTGGAATCCCTGGTGAAGAAGCTGGTTCTGGGAAGCTTGGGCGTAGACAAGTACATGGATTCGCTAGCCAAGTCGGCCAGATACAATTTGCGCCTCATGAGATACGCAGCTCCTGGGACCGAGGAGTCCAAGAAGCCCGGGGTTAAGTGCCATCGGGACTCCAACTTCGTGACCATACTTCACCAGAATCATGTGAACGGATTGGAAATTCAAACTGAGGATGGACATTGGATCGAGGTCGCCTTTTCCTCGCCGTCATCTTTCGTCGTCCTCACTGGGGAGTCATTCTAC GGATGGAGCAATGGAAGATTACACAGCCCTCGTCACCGAGTAATGATGAGCGGGCACGAGCCAAGATATTCCATAGGATTCTTCTCTTCCGACCAGGGCACGGTTCAGTGTCCGGAAGAGCTTGTGGACGAGCAACATCCTCTTCTTTTTAAGCCCTTTGATTCAGCTGGTCTCTCCCGCATCTACAAGACCGAAGAGGGCCTGAATGGAGCTTCGGCAATGGATACTTTCTACAGAATTTGA